In Amycolatopsis endophytica, the following are encoded in one genomic region:
- a CDS encoding IclR family transcriptional regulator, whose product MSSDAQRTDGGARNQGHGLRRDVDLLEALASEEAQHAGGLGVVRLAHLVGREKSQVSRALKALAEVGIVERDPDTLEYRLGWRLFSLVARTVEDRLLRAAEPVMHTLSGELEETVHLCVLRENQVLTLLSVSGHSFRVHGWEGRGVPAPCTSAGRVLLSDATPDELYVRFGLQADLGAGCPRSPVRTLPDLWSAIQRSRRDGYAAVREEFEEDLVGVSAPVRDFRGRVVAALNVSAPKDRLAARLADAGRVTARAAGVVSEQLGWRMRPVPPSSRRFT is encoded by the coding sequence GTGAGTTCGGACGCTCAGCGCACCGACGGGGGTGCGCGCAACCAGGGCCACGGTCTGCGGCGGGACGTCGACCTGCTGGAGGCGCTGGCGTCGGAGGAGGCCCAGCACGCGGGCGGTCTCGGCGTGGTCCGCCTGGCGCATCTGGTCGGCCGGGAGAAGAGCCAGGTGTCCCGCGCGCTCAAGGCACTCGCCGAGGTGGGCATCGTCGAGCGCGACCCGGACACGCTGGAGTACCGGCTGGGCTGGCGGCTGTTCTCCCTCGTCGCCCGCACGGTCGAAGACCGGCTGCTGCGCGCGGCCGAGCCGGTCATGCACACACTGTCCGGTGAACTCGAGGAAACCGTCCACCTGTGCGTGCTGCGCGAGAACCAGGTGCTCACCCTGCTGTCGGTGTCCGGGCACTCCTTCCGTGTGCACGGCTGGGAGGGCCGCGGCGTGCCCGCGCCCTGTACGTCGGCGGGGCGGGTCCTGCTGTCCGACGCCACACCGGACGAGTTGTATGTCCGGTTCGGACTGCAGGCCGACCTCGGCGCCGGATGCCCGCGCTCGCCCGTGCGCACGCTGCCCGACCTGTGGTCGGCGATCCAGCGGTCCCGGCGCGACGGTTACGCCGCCGTCCGCGAAGAGTTCGAAGAGGACCTCGTCGGGGTTTCCGCCCCGGTCCGCGACTTCCGCGGGCGCGTGGTCGCCGCGCTGAACGTCTCCGCGCCCAAGGACCGCCTCGCCGCGCGGCTGGCGGACGCCGGGCGGGTCACGGCACGGGCGGCCGGGGTGGTGTCGGAACAACTGGGCTGGCGGATGCGTCCCGTCCCGCCCTCGTCCCGGCGCTTCACCTGA
- a CDS encoding NAD-dependent succinate-semialdehyde dehydrogenase: protein MDIDAIAKTAAGEGDLFLGGRWLPAADRRTFPVADPATTEPVREVSAAAPEDARAAVDAAQDGLRRWRAVAPRRRSEVLHAAFAAMHEHAPALARLITLENGKAYRDALAEVSYAAEFFRWFAEEAVRIGSGFADAPGGGYRHVVRKSAVGVAAFVTPWNFPAAMATRKIAPALAAGCSVVLKPAPETPLTALAIAGLLAEAGLPAGVCNVLPTDRAADVAGVWLGDERVRKFSFTGSTATGRVLLRQAADTVVNVTMELGGNAPFVVCADADVDAAVRGAMDAKMRGGGEVCIAANRFYVHADVAAEFTAKLGEAMAAVPAGPGLGDGVGLGPMINQAAVDKITGLVADAVARGATVTAQGPRPAGPGWFHPATVLADVPDDAEIMRTEVFGPVAPITTFTDEDDLIARANDTEHGLAAYVYSADLGHALRLAERLETGMAGINRGLISDPAAPFGGVKQSGLGREGGREGIDAFLETRYFAVDWPS from the coding sequence ATGGACATCGACGCGATCGCGAAGACCGCAGCGGGGGAGGGCGACCTGTTCCTGGGCGGACGCTGGCTCCCCGCCGCCGACCGCCGGACGTTCCCGGTCGCCGACCCGGCCACCACGGAGCCGGTCCGCGAGGTGTCGGCCGCCGCGCCGGAAGACGCCCGCGCGGCAGTGGATGCGGCGCAGGACGGATTGCGGCGGTGGCGGGCGGTCGCCCCGCGTCGCCGCTCCGAAGTGCTGCACGCCGCTTTCGCCGCGATGCACGAGCACGCGCCGGCGCTGGCGCGGCTGATCACCCTGGAGAACGGCAAGGCCTACCGTGACGCGCTCGCCGAGGTCTCCTACGCCGCCGAATTCTTCCGCTGGTTCGCCGAGGAGGCCGTCCGCATCGGATCCGGGTTCGCTGACGCGCCCGGCGGTGGCTACCGGCACGTGGTGCGCAAGTCCGCGGTCGGGGTCGCGGCGTTCGTCACCCCGTGGAACTTCCCGGCCGCGATGGCCACCCGCAAGATCGCGCCCGCACTCGCCGCGGGGTGCTCGGTCGTGCTCAAACCGGCGCCGGAGACCCCGCTGACCGCACTGGCGATCGCCGGGCTGCTCGCCGAGGCGGGGCTGCCCGCCGGCGTGTGCAACGTCCTGCCCACCGACCGGGCCGCCGACGTGGCCGGTGTCTGGCTCGGCGACGAGCGGGTGCGGAAGTTCTCGTTCACCGGATCCACCGCCACCGGCCGGGTCCTGCTCCGGCAGGCGGCGGACACCGTCGTCAACGTCACCATGGAACTCGGCGGCAACGCCCCGTTCGTCGTCTGCGCCGACGCCGACGTGGACGCCGCCGTGCGCGGCGCGATGGACGCCAAGATGCGCGGCGGTGGCGAGGTGTGCATCGCCGCGAACCGGTTCTACGTGCACGCCGACGTCGCCGCCGAGTTCACCGCCAAACTCGGCGAGGCGATGGCCGCCGTCCCGGCCGGACCCGGGCTCGGCGATGGCGTCGGCCTCGGGCCGATGATCAACCAGGCCGCGGTGGACAAGATCACCGGTCTCGTCGCCGACGCCGTCGCCAGGGGCGCCACGGTGACCGCGCAGGGCCCCCGCCCCGCCGGACCCGGATGGTTCCACCCGGCGACCGTGCTCGCGGACGTGCCCGACGACGCCGAGATCATGCGCACCGAGGTGTTCGGCCCGGTCGCCCCGATCACCACGTTCACCGACGAGGACGACCTGATCGCGCGCGCCAACGACACCGAGCACGGCCTCGCCGCCTACGTCTACTCGGCCGACCTCGGCCACGCCCTGCGCCTCGCCGAACGCCTGGAAACCGGGATGGCCGGCATCAACCGCGGCCTGATCTCCGACCCGGCCGCGCCGTTCGGCGGCGTGAAGCAGTCCGGGCTGGGCCGCGAAGGCGGACGGGAAGGCATCGACGCCTTCCTCGAAACCCGCTACTTCGCCGTCGACTGGCCGAGCTAA
- a CDS encoding MFS transporter, whose amino-acid sequence MAALPDTDTGGSVTDERGRRRLRTKLMLATQVGQGIDGYILGGIGAAMPAITADLHMSDWTAGLIGASALAGIFLGGPLFGWFADRFGRRIVFLTDMMIFLLGSVAQFFVDNAWQLFVIRLVMGIAIGGEYAIGAPLLSEYAPRHNRGRLLASLEVSWYVGFMLAFAVGYALSGVDGGWRWTLGSSTLIALVCVALRGGIPESARWLLSKGRRAEAEQLIRRYGMDVDVDTELADGERRNSLRLLFTRRHLRSTVFASTFWAALVLPYFAIGTFSPQVLQALGLDDALAGSLASNALAVVGVAAGCLLVERIGRRKLLIPPFWITAAALALIGFWPTAPIAVVVACFLVFAFLNAASSALTAVYPLEVFPTAIRTTGVGFATAMSRVGAAIGTFLLPVALTHLGVGPTMLIGAAVLAAGGLLSHFLAPETAGLELSHAARAATETNSR is encoded by the coding sequence ATGGCAGCGTTGCCCGATACCGACACCGGCGGCTCCGTCACCGACGAGCGCGGCCGCCGCCGACTGCGCACCAAACTGATGCTCGCCACCCAGGTGGGTCAGGGCATCGACGGGTACATCCTCGGCGGGATCGGGGCCGCGATGCCCGCGATCACCGCTGATCTGCACATGTCGGACTGGACCGCCGGGCTGATCGGTGCGTCCGCGTTGGCAGGCATCTTCCTCGGCGGGCCGCTGTTCGGCTGGTTCGCCGACCGCTTCGGCAGGCGCATCGTGTTCCTGACCGACATGATGATCTTCCTTCTCGGTTCCGTCGCCCAGTTCTTCGTGGACAACGCGTGGCAGCTGTTCGTCATCCGGCTGGTGATGGGCATCGCGATCGGCGGCGAGTACGCGATCGGCGCGCCCCTGCTGTCGGAATACGCGCCGCGTCACAACCGTGGGCGGCTGCTGGCCAGCCTCGAAGTCAGCTGGTACGTCGGGTTCATGCTCGCCTTCGCGGTCGGCTACGCACTGTCCGGTGTGGACGGTGGATGGCGCTGGACGCTGGGCAGCAGCACACTGATCGCGCTCGTCTGCGTGGCGCTGCGCGGCGGCATCCCCGAATCGGCCCGGTGGCTGCTGAGCAAGGGCAGGCGAGCCGAAGCCGAGCAGCTGATCCGCCGCTACGGCATGGACGTCGACGTGGACACCGAACTCGCCGACGGCGAGCGGCGCAACAGCCTGCGCCTGCTGTTCACCCGCCGTCACCTGCGCAGCACCGTGTTCGCCAGCACGTTCTGGGCGGCGCTGGTGCTGCCCTACTTCGCCATCGGCACGTTCTCCCCGCAGGTGCTCCAGGCACTCGGCCTCGACGACGCGCTCGCCGGTTCGCTGGCCAGCAACGCGCTCGCGGTCGTGGGCGTGGCCGCCGGCTGCCTGCTGGTCGAGCGCATCGGCCGCCGCAAACTGCTGATCCCGCCGTTCTGGATCACCGCGGCGGCGCTCGCGCTGATCGGGTTCTGGCCCACCGCGCCGATCGCCGTGGTCGTCGCCTGCTTCCTCGTGTTCGCCTTCCTCAACGCGGCCTCCAGCGCGCTGACCGCGGTCTACCCGCTGGAGGTGTTCCCGACCGCCATCCGCACCACCGGAGTCGGGTTCGCGACCGCGATGAGCCGCGTCGGGGCCGCGATCGGCACCTTCCTGCTGCCGGTCGCGCTCACCCACCTCGGAGTCGGCCCCACCATGCTGATCGGGGCGGCCGTGCTTGCCGCGGGCGGCCTGTTGTCGCACTTCCTCGCCCCGGAAACCGCCGGGCTCGAACTGAGTCACGCCGCCCGCGCCGCGACCGAGACGAACAGCCGGTAG
- a CDS encoding GntR family transcriptional regulator translates to MADTSALTVVSVPDSLTAALRERILTQQLPAGARVAEAAVAQQFGVSRPSARVAVERLIAEGLLERTAHHAARVLTFRPEVVTDMYLSRSVIEAGVYRLLAESPRELGAAEQAIERMHNAATEGDVVEVVDADVCFHRELVSLLGSPGVSAIHDKLINQMRLCLAQVQNNHLLDPFVIEQEHQAILDAIRARNADLADRHGRHHLEHARDRLLAHLAGDRPPAG, encoded by the coding sequence ATGGCGGACACCTCTGCTCTCACCGTGGTCTCGGTCCCCGACTCCCTCACCGCCGCGCTGCGCGAACGGATCCTGACCCAGCAGCTCCCGGCGGGCGCACGGGTCGCCGAAGCCGCGGTGGCGCAGCAGTTCGGGGTGTCGCGCCCCAGCGCACGGGTCGCCGTCGAACGGTTGATCGCCGAGGGGCTGCTGGAACGCACCGCGCACCACGCCGCGCGTGTCCTCACGTTCCGGCCCGAGGTCGTGACCGACATGTACCTGTCCCGGTCGGTCATCGAAGCGGGCGTGTACCGCCTGCTCGCCGAATCACCCCGCGAGCTCGGCGCCGCCGAGCAGGCGATCGAGCGCATGCACAACGCCGCCACGGAGGGAGACGTGGTCGAGGTGGTGGACGCCGACGTGTGCTTCCACCGCGAACTCGTGAGCCTTCTCGGCAGCCCCGGCGTGAGCGCCATCCACGACAAACTCATCAACCAGATGCGCCTGTGCCTCGCGCAGGTACAGAACAACCACCTGCTCGACCCGTTCGTCATCGAGCAGGAACACCAGGCGATCCTCGACGCGATCCGCGCCAGGAACGCCGACCTCGCCGACCGGCACGGCAGGCACCACCTCGAACACGCACGAGACCGTCTGCTGGCACACCTGGCCGGAGACCGGCCTCCCGCCGGATGA
- a CDS encoding glycerate kinase, with protein sequence MRVLVSMDKLKGTATAAEACAAVSRGLRRAEPGLDVRELPMADGGDGTLDALLHGGYDHDTLVVPAADGRPESARVARRDGTYLVEIAEICGLGGARPTAGMAERADSSGVGDAIRHALDAGAGEIQVGLGGSATSDGGAGMLRRLGARFLDRAGQPLAAGGSALAELAELDWSGLDPRLASIRLLGLCDVDSPLLGASGAAEVFGPQKGADPAAVHRIEAGLSRFAQVVARTPPPAGFADPNAAGAGAAGGLGWGLRLLGAELAGGGERIADALGLDAATSGADLVITGEGRLDRQSLAGKTPAVVAGVARHHRVPVAAVVGQDRLGEEAARLGLVRVVALERIAGPTVGDRDRTIRALEQAGTLLAATVAQAQRDAPAR encoded by the coding sequence ATGCGCGTACTGGTCTCGATGGACAAGCTCAAGGGCACCGCCACGGCGGCGGAGGCGTGCGCCGCGGTGTCCCGTGGTCTGCGGCGCGCCGAGCCGGGACTCGATGTCCGTGAGCTGCCCATGGCCGATGGGGGTGACGGCACGCTCGACGCGCTCCTGCACGGCGGCTATGACCACGACACCCTGGTCGTCCCCGCTGCGGACGGACGCCCGGAGTCCGCGCGGGTGGCCCGTCGCGATGGCACTTATCTTGTCGAGATCGCCGAGATCTGCGGGCTGGGTGGCGCGCGGCCGACGGCGGGGATGGCCGAACGGGCGGACAGCTCCGGGGTAGGGGACGCGATCCGCCACGCACTCGACGCCGGTGCGGGCGAGATCCAGGTCGGTCTCGGCGGAAGCGCCACGAGCGATGGTGGCGCCGGCATGCTGCGCCGTCTCGGTGCCCGGTTCCTTGATCGCGCCGGGCAGCCCCTCGCCGCCGGTGGCAGCGCGCTGGCCGAGCTCGCCGAGCTGGACTGGTCCGGTCTCGACCCGCGGCTTGCGTCGATCCGGCTGCTGGGGCTGTGCGACGTCGACTCACCGCTGCTCGGCGCGTCCGGCGCCGCCGAGGTCTTCGGACCGCAGAAGGGCGCGGACCCCGCCGCCGTCCACCGCATCGAAGCCGGACTCTCCCGTTTCGCCCAGGTCGTCGCACGAACGCCGCCGCCCGCGGGATTCGCCGACCCGAATGCCGCCGGTGCCGGTGCCGCCGGAGGGCTCGGGTGGGGGCTTCGGCTCCTCGGCGCCGAACTGGCCGGAGGCGGGGAGCGGATCGCCGATGCCCTCGGCCTTGATGCCGCCACATCCGGCGCCGATCTCGTCATCACCGGGGAGGGCCGGCTCGACAGGCAGTCCCTGGCCGGGAAAACCCCCGCGGTGGTCGCCGGGGTCGCCCGGCACCATCGCGTTCCGGTCGCAGCCGTGGTCGGACAGGACCGGCTGGGCGAGGAGGCCGCGCGACTCGGCCTGGTCCGTGTCGTCGCGCTCGAACGGATCGCCGGTCCCACCGTCGGCGACCGGGACCGCACCATCCGGGCGCTCGAACAGGCAGGCACCCTGCTCGCCGCGACAGTGGCGCAGGCGCAACGGGACGCACCAGCCCGCTGA
- a CDS encoding YeiH family protein, with amino-acid sequence MTTTRHHPGRLAPGLLVTAVGTAVAFGFGKLVPAVSALTVAVVLGVVVGGLLPQRTRAGLAWATKKFLRWGVVLLGLQLGLGEIAGLGPGTVVAVVVTVLVAFFGTLAFGRLFGVSRGLGLMVATGFSICGASAIAAMDSVTGTDKEDVATGVTLVTLYGSAAIALVPLAGHALGLGPEHLGAWAGLSVHEVAQVVAAASPAGAAAVAIAVVVKLTRVVLLAPMVAGVSIVRRRRHGAGAGKRPPLVPLFVLGFLVMMVMRSSGVVPRAVLSAGSVTTTLLFAAALFGLGSNVRVGALLRTGRRGLVLGAVSTVLVALAGLGALAATGGV; translated from the coding sequence ATGACAACAACGCGGCATCATCCCGGTCGTCTCGCGCCGGGTTTGCTCGTGACCGCCGTGGGCACGGCTGTCGCTTTCGGATTCGGCAAACTGGTTCCGGCGGTCAGCGCCCTGACGGTGGCGGTGGTTCTCGGTGTCGTGGTGGGCGGGCTGCTTCCACAACGGACCCGCGCGGGGCTGGCCTGGGCCACGAAGAAGTTCCTGCGGTGGGGTGTGGTGCTGCTCGGTCTGCAGCTGGGGCTCGGTGAGATCGCCGGTCTGGGTCCGGGCACGGTGGTCGCGGTGGTGGTGACCGTGCTCGTGGCGTTCTTCGGCACCCTGGCGTTCGGCAGGCTGTTCGGAGTGTCGCGGGGACTCGGGCTGATGGTGGCGACCGGGTTTTCGATCTGTGGTGCGTCGGCGATCGCGGCGATGGACAGCGTGACCGGCACCGACAAGGAGGACGTGGCCACCGGCGTGACTCTGGTGACGTTGTACGGGAGTGCGGCGATCGCGCTCGTGCCGCTGGCCGGGCACGCGCTGGGCCTGGGGCCGGAGCATCTCGGCGCGTGGGCGGGGTTGAGTGTGCACGAGGTCGCCCAGGTGGTGGCGGCGGCGTCGCCCGCGGGGGCGGCGGCGGTGGCGATCGCGGTCGTGGTGAAGCTGACGCGGGTGGTCCTGCTCGCTCCGATGGTCGCGGGGGTGAGCATCGTGCGGCGGCGCCGGCATGGTGCGGGCGCGGGGAAGCGGCCGCCTCTGGTTCCCCTGTTCGTTCTGGGTTTTCTGGTGATGATGGTGATGCGCAGCAGTGGTGTGGTGCCGCGGGCGGTGTTGTCGGCGGGCAGCGTCACGACGACGCTGCTGTTCGCGGCCGCGTTGTTCGGACTGGGCAGCAACGTCCGCGTCGGTGCGCTTCTGCGGACCGGGCGGCGGGGGCTGGTGCTGGGTGCCGTGTCCACGGTCCTGGTCGCGCTGGCGGGCCTCGGCGCGCTCGCCGCCACCGGTGGCGTGTGA
- a CDS encoding SDR family NAD(P)-dependent oxidoreductase, whose product MSTFDLTGKTAWVTGAGKGLGREMSLALARAGARLAVTSRTEKDLRTLAEEAGPDTVVLPGSVDEPGFADDCVRRLGRVDVLVNCAGISPVFTRSESLTDDDWYRVLRVNLDGTYFCCRAAGRRMLDQGSGSIVNVSSVHATTGFPRIAAYAASKGGVEALTRVLAVEWAERGVRVNTLAPGYFATDLSDGLMNSRWGEVIVGAVPQGRIGAASELAGAVVFLAGDASSYVTGTTLRVDGGWTAH is encoded by the coding sequence GTGAGCACGTTCGATCTCACCGGAAAGACGGCGTGGGTGACCGGGGCCGGCAAGGGCCTCGGCAGGGAGATGTCGCTGGCCCTGGCGCGGGCGGGTGCGCGGCTGGCTGTGACGTCCCGGACCGAAAAGGATCTGCGCACGCTGGCGGAGGAGGCCGGGCCGGATACGGTGGTGCTGCCCGGGTCCGTGGACGAGCCCGGCTTCGCCGACGACTGCGTGCGGCGTCTCGGCCGGGTCGACGTCCTGGTCAACTGTGCCGGAATCAGCCCGGTGTTCACGCGCAGCGAATCGCTGACCGACGACGACTGGTACCGGGTGCTGCGCGTCAACCTCGACGGCACGTACTTCTGCTGCCGCGCCGCCGGCCGCCGCATGCTCGACCAGGGATCGGGCAGCATCGTGAACGTCTCCTCGGTGCACGCCACCACCGGCTTCCCGCGCATCGCCGCCTACGCCGCCAGCAAGGGCGGTGTGGAGGCGCTGACGCGAGTACTCGCGGTGGAGTGGGCCGAGCGCGGGGTGCGGGTGAACACGCTGGCGCCCGGGTACTTCGCCACGGACCTGTCCGACGGGCTGATGAACAGCCGCTGGGGTGAGGTCATCGTCGGCGCCGTGCCGCAGGGCCGCATCGGTGCGGCGAGCGAACTGGCCGGTGCGGTGGTGTTCCTGGCCGGCGACGCCTCGTCGTACGTGACCGGCACTACCCTGCGCGTGGACGGCGGGTGGACCGCGCACTGA
- a CDS encoding acyl-CoA synthetase yields the protein MANFAAMLDHNVGRYPDKVVLSQGEHRLTNRELSTRVHALAAGLRELGIGRGDIVALLLYNHIEFLETVLALNHLGAAFLPLNYRLSPAEWDYIVADAGTAAILTEPEFAEAASAIPVRHRLLLGAQRDGWLSYEDLVARNLGQVVPIEDVGPDALQRLMYTSGTTSRPKGVCITHANLLHKNLGHIVEFGITSADTTLVCGPLYHVGGLDLPALATLHAGGALVLTRKFDAAEVADTIERERPSNIWLAPSMMNALLHLPGITERDTSSIRFIIGGGEKMPVPLIERIRAAFPTAWFADAYGLTETVSGDTFNDAGHMLSKAGSVGRPVVHLRVRIVDDTGREVPTGELGEITLSGPKVFAGYWHDPDATAKALRDGWFHTGDIGRVDEDGYLYVEDRKKDMIVSGGENIATPEVERVLYEHPDVVEAAVVGMSHERWGEVPKAFVVLRPGAEVDGAGLVAFCRERLAKFKVPAEIRFLDELPRTPSGKVLKRDLRSLPVIA from the coding sequence ATGGCCAACTTCGCCGCCATGCTGGACCACAATGTGGGTCGGTACCCGGACAAGGTCGTGCTGTCCCAGGGCGAGCACCGCCTGACCAACCGGGAGCTGTCCACCCGGGTGCACGCGCTGGCCGCGGGCCTGCGCGAGCTGGGCATCGGCCGTGGTGACATCGTCGCGCTGCTGCTGTACAACCACATCGAGTTCCTGGAAACCGTGCTGGCGCTCAACCACCTCGGCGCCGCGTTCCTGCCGCTGAACTACCGGCTCTCCCCCGCCGAATGGGACTACATCGTCGCCGACGCCGGGACGGCCGCGATCCTGACCGAACCCGAGTTCGCCGAGGCCGCGTCGGCGATCCCGGTGCGGCACCGGCTGCTGCTGGGCGCGCAGCGCGACGGGTGGCTGTCCTACGAGGACCTCGTGGCCCGCAACCTCGGCCAGGTGGTGCCGATCGAGGACGTCGGCCCGGACGCGCTGCAGCGCCTGATGTACACCTCCGGCACCACCTCCCGGCCGAAGGGGGTGTGCATCACCCATGCCAACCTGCTGCACAAGAATCTCGGCCACATCGTCGAGTTCGGCATCACCAGCGCCGACACCACACTGGTGTGCGGTCCGCTCTACCACGTCGGCGGGCTCGACCTGCCCGCGCTGGCCACCCTGCACGCGGGCGGTGCGCTGGTCCTGACCCGGAAGTTCGACGCCGCCGAGGTCGCCGACACCATCGAGCGGGAACGCCCGAGCAACATCTGGCTCGCCCCCTCCATGATGAACGCCCTGCTGCACCTGCCGGGCATCACCGAACGCGACACCTCCTCGATCCGGTTCATCATCGGTGGCGGGGAGAAGATGCCGGTGCCGCTCATCGAACGGATCCGCGCCGCGTTCCCCACCGCCTGGTTCGCCGACGCCTACGGGCTCACCGAGACCGTCTCCGGCGACACCTTCAACGACGCCGGGCACATGCTGTCCAAGGCCGGATCGGTCGGCAGGCCGGTCGTGCACCTGCGTGTGCGCATCGTGGACGACACCGGCCGGGAAGTGCCCACCGGGGAGCTGGGCGAGATCACCCTGTCCGGCCCCAAGGTGTTCGCCGGGTACTGGCACGACCCGGACGCGACGGCGAAGGCCCTGCGTGACGGGTGGTTCCACACCGGCGACATCGGACGGGTCGACGAAGACGGCTACCTCTACGTCGAGGACCGGAAGAAGGACATGATCGTCTCCGGCGGGGAGAACATCGCGACCCCGGAGGTCGAGCGCGTCCTCTACGAACACCCCGACGTGGTCGAGGCCGCGGTCGTCGGGATGTCCCACGAGCGGTGGGGTGAGGTGCCGAAGGCGTTCGTCGTGCTGCGGCCGGGCGCCGAAGTGGACGGCGCCGGGCTGGTCGCGTTCTGCCGCGAACGCCTGGCGAAGTTCAAGGTGCCCGCCGAGATCCGGTTCCTCGACGAGCTCCCGCGCACCCCCTCGGGCAAGGTGCTCAAGCGCGACCTGCGGTCCCTGCCGGTGATCGCGTGA
- a CDS encoding SDR family NAD(P)-dependent oxidoreductase, producing the protein MDCAVITGAASGIGRACALRLAATGATVALLDVDGASGTRRDIEERGGRAAEYAVDVTDDDAVRDVIGALPGAPRVLVNAAGIIVRKKLLECSVEEWRRVVDVNLTGYFILLRHVIPAMTAAGGGSIVQIASIAGHTGYGFSSYTAAKGGVLALTKQLAAELAGHRIRINSVSPGVVESGLNRDTLGNQAIRSATVDNIPLGRLGEPDDIARVVAFLAGPESAFVTGADLVADGGMISTIHWGEAGAQLHSFHAEER; encoded by the coding sequence ATGGACTGCGCTGTCATCACCGGCGCCGCCTCCGGTATCGGGCGGGCCTGCGCGTTGCGGCTGGCCGCGACGGGAGCGACGGTCGCGCTGCTGGACGTGGACGGGGCGAGCGGCACGCGGCGGGACATCGAGGAACGCGGCGGCAGGGCCGCCGAGTACGCGGTCGACGTCACCGACGACGACGCGGTGCGGGACGTGATCGGCGCGCTGCCCGGTGCGCCGCGCGTGCTGGTCAACGCCGCCGGCATCATCGTGCGCAAGAAGCTGCTGGAGTGCTCGGTCGAGGAGTGGCGACGCGTCGTCGACGTCAATCTCACCGGGTACTTCATCCTGCTGCGGCACGTCATCCCGGCCATGACCGCCGCGGGCGGGGGCTCGATCGTGCAGATCGCCTCGATCGCCGGGCACACCGGGTACGGGTTCTCCTCCTACACCGCGGCCAAGGGCGGGGTGCTCGCGCTGACCAAGCAGCTCGCCGCGGAGCTGGCCGGGCACCGGATCCGGATCAACTCGGTGAGCCCCGGTGTGGTCGAGAGCGGGCTGAACCGCGACACCCTGGGCAACCAGGCGATCCGGTCGGCCACCGTGGACAACATCCCGCTCGGGCGGCTGGGCGAACCGGACGACATCGCCCGTGTCGTCGCCTTCCTCGCCGGCCCCGAGTCCGCCTTCGTCACCGGCGCCGACCTGGTGGCCGATGGCGGCATGATCAGCACGATCCACTGGGGCGAGGCGGGCGCGCAACTGCACAGCTTCCACGCCGAGGAGCGCTGA
- a CDS encoding SDR family NAD(P)-dependent oxidoreductase produces MTGVLAAGGAAGMRGHQAVVTGAARGIGAHIARELAAAGAAVTVLDVNDPAGTVEAIRAEGGTAAGHAVDVTDLAAVRAALSGLPALDALVTSAAVYGDTVSLDDLDESEVDHVLGVNVKGTLWTVKAALPLLRRQGGRVVCIGSVAGKVGGVLAGPHYVASKGAVHAMVKWLAKTEAANGIAANGVAPGVVDTEMVAGRGYRPDYCPLGRLARPEEIARVAAFLASPAASYMTGAVVDVNGGYAMG; encoded by the coding sequence GTGACCGGTGTCCTCGCCGCGGGCGGCGCCGCCGGGATGCGCGGCCACCAGGCCGTCGTCACCGGCGCCGCCCGCGGCATCGGCGCGCACATCGCCCGTGAACTGGCCGCCGCGGGCGCCGCCGTGACGGTGCTCGACGTCAACGACCCCGCCGGCACCGTCGAGGCCATCCGGGCCGAGGGCGGCACCGCCGCCGGGCACGCGGTGGACGTCACCGACCTGGCCGCGGTGCGCGCGGCCCTGTCCGGACTGCCCGCGCTCGACGCGCTGGTCACCTCCGCGGCGGTGTACGGCGACACGGTGTCCCTCGACGACCTGGACGAGTCCGAAGTGGACCACGTGCTCGGTGTCAACGTGAAGGGCACCCTGTGGACCGTCAAGGCGGCTTTGCCACTGTTGCGGCGGCAGGGCGGGCGCGTCGTCTGCATCGGCTCGGTCGCGGGCAAGGTCGGCGGTGTGCTCGCCGGGCCGCACTACGTGGCCAGCAAGGGCGCCGTGCACGCGATGGTGAAGTGGCTTGCCAAGACCGAGGCCGCGAACGGGATCGCCGCCAACGGCGTCGCTCCCGGTGTCGTGGACACCGAGATGGTCGCCGGGCGCGGCTACCGGCCGGACTACTGCCCGCTGGGCAGGCTCGCCCGGCCGGAGGAGATCGCGCGGGTGGCGGCGTTCCTCGCCTCCCCCGCGGCCAGCTACATGACCGGCGCCGTGGTCGACGTCAACGGCGGATACGCGATGGGTTGA
- a CDS encoding carboxymuconolactone decarboxylase family protein gives MTSIELNDRQRELREQFVSERGYWNPFWEGLLSLDPEFFEAYLAFSSVPWRKGVLEPKVRELIYTAIDASTTHLYEPGLRQHIRNALGYGATKEEIMEVLELTSVLGIHTCTLGVPVLMEELEAHERRNGENS, from the coding sequence ATGACTTCGATCGAGCTCAACGACCGCCAGCGCGAGCTGCGTGAGCAGTTCGTGTCCGAGCGCGGCTACTGGAACCCCTTCTGGGAGGGACTGCTCAGCCTGGACCCCGAGTTCTTCGAGGCGTACCTGGCCTTCTCGTCGGTGCCGTGGCGCAAGGGGGTCCTGGAACCGAAGGTGCGCGAACTGATCTACACCGCGATCGACGCCTCCACCACGCACCTCTACGAACCCGGGCTGCGCCAGCACATCCGCAACGCACTGGGCTACGGGGCGACCAAGGAGGAAATCATGGAGGTGCTGGAGCTGACCAGCGTCCTGGGCATCCACACCTGCACGCTCGGCGTTCCGGTGCTGATGGAGGAACTGGAAGCCCACGAACGCCGCAACGGCGAGAACTCGTGA